The following coding sequences lie in one Methanothermobacter sp. MT-2 genomic window:
- a CDS encoding alpha-ribazole phosphatase CobZ — protein MKKGETIIKYDENRLTIENNHGLRILGVCSAGNVLDEANKVVYSREDGRREGIVSVSNFKQLIIKDYENITCGIGVGDSLLDLIIFIDDNIIPEKLLSYFKLIIETKDEILGPLTRIYKSNNILIISRKGQKRNLKKQKIKKHIKKSLTETLQNNNISILDQLKEKGIKLEELAEAGIKLCVGVEIDDKLRKKLKKQLIKSLSDINIIALIIAAIRAEEDFQYHRIKNVNIDDDPAHLYSDEILGMAVANQIAGTKAIFNFKRYDEEKPGIINRLGPMTDDVIAGLIAGSMSKIFEE, from the coding sequence ATGAAAAAGGGTGAAACTATCATAAAATACGATGAAAACAGGTTAACCATAGAAAACAATCACGGTCTGAGGATACTAGGAGTTTGCAGTGCGGGGAATGTCCTAGACGAGGCAAATAAGGTGGTGTATTCAAGAGAAGATGGAAGAAGGGAGGGTATAGTATCTGTTAGTAACTTCAAACAGCTCATAATAAAAGATTATGAGAATATAACCTGTGGCATAGGAGTTGGAGACTCACTACTAGACCTTATAATATTCATAGACGATAACATCATCCCAGAAAAACTCCTATCATACTTCAAATTAATAATAGAAACCAAAGACGAAATACTAGGACCCCTAACCAGAATCTACAAATCCAACAACATCCTCATAATAAGTAGAAAAGGCCAAAAAAGAAACCTCAAAAAACAAAAAATAAAAAAACACATAAAAAAATCTCTAACCGAAACACTCCAAAACAATAATATAAGTATCCTAGACCAACTAAAAGAAAAAGGCATAAAACTAGAAGAACTTGCAGAAGCCGGTATCAAACTATGCGTAGGAGTTGAAATAGACGATAAACTTAGAAAAAAGCTCAAAAAACAACTAATCAAATCACTATCCGACATAAATATCATAGCACTCATAATAGCCGCCATAAGAGCCGAAGAAGACTTCCAATATCACAGGATAAAAAACGTGAACATAGACGATGACCCAGCCCACCTCTACAGCGACGAAATACTAGGAATGGCAGTCGCCAACCAAATCGCCGGCACAAAAGCAATATTCAACTTCAAACGCTACGATGAAGAAAAACCAGGCATAATAAACAGACTAGGCCCCATGACAGATGACGTCATCGCCGGTCTAATCGCAGGCTCCATGTCAAAAATCTTCGAAGAGTGA
- a CDS encoding cobalamin synthase: MLREIIGLISFLTILPLNIHYNIPKIAKYTWLFPIIGAIIGTIGGIITIILQLIKTPPIIIASLIYGFLIWFTGFHHLDGLIDMGDALMAHGTPEDKLKIMKDNRIGTGGLGLFLIIALTTFTCIYSIPIAKLPTIIIISEIGAKMGLVSSCIISKPQEKGIGRHFIKEMDKKKFILSSLLSSIIGFSLLKYQGLIGILASIIGGLFIGAVARKNFKYTTGDVLGASNEFNRMTTLLSITIAINWVNIC, from the coding sequence ATGCTACGCGAAATAATAGGCCTCATATCATTCCTAACAATACTACCCCTAAACATCCACTACAACATACCCAAAATCGCAAAATACACCTGGCTCTTCCCAATCATAGGAGCAATCATCGGCACCATCGGCGGCATCATCACAATCATACTCCAACTCATAAAAACACCACCCATTATAATAGCAAGTCTAATCTACGGATTCCTAATCTGGTTTACCGGTTTCCACCATCTCGACGGACTCATAGACATGGGAGACGCCCTAATGGCCCATGGAACCCCAGAAGACAAACTAAAAATAATGAAAGATAACCGCATAGGAACCGGTGGACTCGGCCTATTCCTCATCATAGCCCTCACAACATTCACATGCATCTATTCAATACCAATAGCCAAACTCCCCACAATAATCATAATATCTGAAATCGGCGCGAAAATGGGACTCGTAAGCTCATGTATCATATCAAAACCGCAAGAAAAAGGGATAGGACGCCACTTCATAAAAGAAATGGACAAAAAAAAGTTCATCCTCTCATCCCTCCTATCATCTATCATAGGATTTTCACTACTCAAATACCAGGGCCTCATAGGAATACTAGCAAGCATAATCGGCGGCCTATTCATAGGAGCAGTTGCAAGGAAAAATTTCAAATACACAACCGGGGATGTTCTCGGAGCATCCAACGAATTCAATAGGATGACAACATTACTCAGCATAACAATAGCAATTAACTGGGTGAACATATGCTAA
- a CDS encoding tRNA (cytidine(56)-2'-O)-methyltransferase, which translates to MLKVLRLGHRKTRDARITTHVCLTARAFGASEVIISGEKDNKIIENVNDVTKRWGGPFKTSYQKNWKKIMKKWEGEIIHLTMYGIPIQKIIEDIRKSENDKLIIVGGPRVPGEIFKVADFNVAVTNQPHSEVSALAVFLHMFFNGKELEKRFENAKIRIIPSKNSKKIKEIRDAE; encoded by the coding sequence ATGCTAAAAGTTTTAAGATTAGGCCACCGCAAAACCCGGGATGCCAGGATAACAACACACGTATGCCTAACTGCCAGGGCATTCGGCGCCTCAGAGGTTATAATAAGCGGAGAAAAAGACAATAAGATTATAGAGAATGTTAATGATGTTACAAAGAGATGGGGCGGACCATTCAAAACATCCTATCAAAAAAATTGGAAAAAAATCATGAAAAAATGGGAAGGTGAAATAATACACCTTACAATGTACGGAATACCAATACAAAAGATCATAGAAGATATCAGGAAAAGTGAAAATGACAAGCTAATAATCGTAGGAGGCCCGAGAGTGCCTGGTGAAATCTTCAAAGTAGCTGATTTCAACGTGGCAGTCACAAACCAACCCCATTCAGAAGTCTCTGCACTAGCAGTATTCCTCCACATGTTCTTCAACGGAAAAGAACTAGAAAAAAGATTTGAAAACGCTAAAATAAGAATAATACCCTCAAAGAATAGTAAAAAAATCAAAGAAATAAGGGATGCAGAATGA
- a CDS encoding uracil phosphoribosyltransferase has protein sequence MIKIIDNIIIQEKLGKIRRKGIDPAHFRHGLKEIGRYMAYEFADTLKHEKVEVQTPLGIAETIKVSEKDDIIVISVLRASLPFTQGIMKVFPEAQHGIIGAWREDKPPFKVSIDYFKLPPVHDKIVIIADPMLATGHTMQKILEKLENLKIRRLVIFNIISAKKGLKKLEKFDIEVYTCSIEEKINKSGYIVPGLGDAGDLAFGKPSKL, from the coding sequence ATGATAAAAATAATTGATAACATTATAATCCAAGAAAAACTTGGGAAAATACGCCGTAAAGGGATTGACCCGGCCCACTTCAGGCATGGTCTGAAGGAAATCGGACGTTATATGGCATACGAGTTCGCTGACACCCTAAAACATGAAAAGGTAGAAGTCCAAACACCACTCGGAATCGCGGAGACCATAAAAGTATCTGAAAAAGATGATATAATAGTTATAAGCGTGCTAAGAGCCTCGCTACCATTCACCCAGGGTATAATGAAGGTTTTCCCAGAAGCCCAACATGGTATCATCGGGGCATGGAGAGAAGACAAACCACCATTTAAAGTTTCCATCGACTACTTTAAACTACCACCAGTCCATGACAAAATCGTGATAATAGCAGATCCAATGCTCGCAACAGGACACACCATGCAAAAAATACTAGAAAAACTAGAAAACCTCAAAATCAGAAGACTTGTAATATTCAACATAATATCCGCAAAAAAAGGCCTTAAAAAATTGGAAAAATTTGATATAGAAGTTTACACATGCTCAATCGAAGAAAAAATAAACAAATCAGGTTACATCGTACCTGGCCTGGGCGATGCAGGAGACCTTGCATTCGGAAAACCATCAAAACTATAA
- a CDS encoding fumarate hydratase: MKRIRIPSAPSKIKSLKVGDRILLDGRVYTGRDAILPRLVEAIKSGMPPVNLDGAAIMHTAVSGAGIAPTSSNKEEIEESIPFLASAGVLIHIGKGALRKETIDALDEAGAIFVVTPPLAALLTSRVKSVRLIAYEEEGVEALYELIVDGLPGIVGVSHGKSVYNL, encoded by the coding sequence ATGAAGAGGATAAGAATACCATCCGCGCCTTCTAAGATAAAATCTTTGAAGGTTGGTGACAGGATATTGTTAGATGGTAGGGTTTATACTGGGAGGGATGCGATTCTCCCAAGGCTTGTGGAAGCAATAAAATCTGGCATGCCACCAGTAAATTTGGATGGCGCGGCTATAATGCACACAGCTGTAAGTGGTGCTGGTATAGCGCCGACAAGCAGCAACAAGGAGGAAATTGAGGAGAGCATACCATTTTTGGCGTCTGCTGGTGTTCTTATACATATTGGTAAGGGGGCGCTCAGGAAAGAGACTATAGATGCATTAGATGAGGCCGGGGCGATATTTGTTGTCACGCCTCCATTAGCAGCGCTTCTTACAAGCAGGGTGAAATCTGTGAGACTTATCGCATATGAAGAGGAGGGTGTAGAGGCGCTCTATGAATTGATTGTTGATGGGCTCCCAGGTATAGTTGGGGTATCTCATGGAAAATCCGTATACAATTTATAG
- a CDS encoding L-tyrosine decarboxylase has product MNFKGLPKAKVLDLVRKFREEDLTYTSGRILSSMCTSPHPIAKEVYCEFLESNLGDPGLFKGTRALEKEVIRMLGELLGNPNVKGHVVTGGTEANLMGMRAARNMKNVKRPGIIVPKSAHFSFKKAAEILGLELKEAVLDGNYRVDVDSVGELISSGTVAVVGIAGTTELGVVDPIPELSRLCREEGIHLHVDAALGGFIIPFLKEAGYDIPDFDFRLEGVSSVTVDPHKMGLAPIPSGCILFRGRDYLDSMSVETPYLTEKQQSTIVGTRSGASAAATWAIMKYMGREGYMRTVEDSMRVTRFLARELERCGFELVVEPQLNIVAFNSPDMSPEALARELELKGWSVSISSYPRAVRIVLMPHIKMEHIEAFLDDLSGI; this is encoded by the coding sequence ATGAACTTTAAAGGCCTCCCCAAAGCTAAAGTGCTAGATCTTGTCAGGAAATTTAGAGAGGAAGATTTAACTTATACTTCTGGTCGGATTCTCAGTTCAATGTGTACTAGCCCACATCCAATTGCAAAGGAAGTATACTGCGAATTCCTAGAATCCAACCTCGGAGATCCTGGACTTTTCAAGGGTACAAGGGCCCTTGAAAAAGAAGTAATAAGAATGCTAGGAGAACTTCTCGGAAACCCAAATGTAAAAGGGCATGTGGTAACTGGGGGTACAGAGGCTAATCTTATGGGGATGCGCGCAGCCCGTAATATGAAAAATGTTAAAAGACCAGGGATTATAGTCCCGAAATCGGCTCATTTCTCCTTTAAAAAGGCTGCTGAGATTCTAGGTTTAGAATTGAAAGAGGCTGTTTTGGATGGAAATTATAGGGTGGATGTTGATTCTGTAGGGGAGCTTATTTCATCTGGTACTGTTGCTGTTGTGGGTATTGCTGGGACAACTGAACTTGGTGTTGTCGACCCCATACCAGAACTTTCAAGATTGTGCAGAGAAGAGGGCATACATTTACATGTTGACGCGGCCTTGGGAGGGTTTATAATACCATTTTTGAAGGAAGCCGGTTATGATATTCCTGATTTCGATTTTAGATTGGAAGGTGTTAGTTCAGTTACTGTGGATCCTCATAAGATGGGCTTGGCTCCTATACCAAGTGGTTGCATACTTTTCAGGGGGAGGGATTATCTTGATTCTATGAGTGTTGAAACACCATATCTTACAGAGAAACAACAATCGACTATAGTGGGCACGCGTAGCGGGGCTTCTGCAGCCGCGACATGGGCTATAATGAAGTATATGGGACGTGAAGGATACATGAGGACGGTTGAAGATTCTATGAGGGTGACGAGGTTTTTGGCTCGTGAACTTGAAAGGTGTGGGTTTGAGCTTGTAGTAGAACCCCAATTGAATATTGTGGCTTTTAATTCGCCTGACATGTCCCCTGAGGCTCTTGCACGTGAACTAGAGTTGAAGGGTTGGTCTGTTTCTATTTCGTCATATCCGCGGGCTGTGAGGATCGTTTTAATGCCACATATTAAAATGGAACACATAGAAGCTTTCCTTGATGACCTTTCAGGTATATGA
- a CDS encoding phosphoenolpyruvate synthetase — MKFVAFFDELTKEDVPIAGGKGANLGELTQAGIPVPPGFVVTSKTYDKFMKDTGLFPEVMGMLENLDVNDTKELQKVSKKIKNIIISTEVPEDIQTIIIESYNALCQRIGKEDVYVAVRSSATAEDLPEASFAGQQETFLNIKGSENVLKYVQECWASLFEARAIFYREQNNFDHAKVSIAVVVQEMVDAEKAGVMFTAHPSTGEDILLIEASWGLGEAVVSGAVTPDTYSVDKTTGKLLDFKVGEKNVMFKRENGETVKIQVPEDMREKRVLSDEEIAKLAELGRKIHEHYKFPQDTEWAIEEGKVYMLQSRPVTTLTEIKVPKEEIKEEKKIILRGLGASPGLASGKVKIIRDIDELDKIQTGDILVTVMTTPDMVPAMKRASGILTDEGGVTCHASIVSRELGIPCIVGTGNATRKLEDNQIITMDGTKGLVYEGEFAAPKEEKEKVEVTAEAPILTVTEVKVNVSMPEAARKAAATGADGVGLLRTEHMMLTPGVHPKKFIKDGKEEELIKILVENIMKVADAFYPKPVWYRTLDAPTDEFKTLEGGEDEPYEHNPMLGWRGIRRELDEPEILKAEFKAIKKLHEKGYTNIGIMIPLVQHPDELRKAKEIAEEAGLKPQRDVEFGIMVETPAAALIIEDFIKVGIDFVSFGTNDLTQYTLAIDRNNELVADLYTEGHPAVIKLIERVIRKCNEAGVKTSICGQAGSIPWIVERLVELGIDSVSANTDAVKEVRKTVARVEQKILLKAARKLLDEK; from the coding sequence ATGAAGTTCGTGGCATTTTTTGATGAGCTCACCAAGGAGGACGTGCCAATAGCCGGCGGTAAAGGCGCAAACCTTGGTGAACTAACACAAGCAGGCATACCAGTACCCCCAGGTTTTGTTGTAACATCAAAGACATATGACAAATTCATGAAAGACACAGGATTATTTCCAGAAGTCATGGGAATGCTAGAAAACCTAGATGTTAACGACACAAAAGAACTGCAAAAAGTCTCCAAAAAAATAAAAAATATCATCATATCTACCGAGGTGCCAGAAGACATACAAACAATCATAATAGAATCATATAATGCACTATGCCAGCGCATAGGAAAAGAAGACGTTTATGTTGCCGTGCGTTCATCCGCAACCGCAGAAGACCTGCCCGAAGCATCTTTCGCCGGCCAACAAGAAACCTTCCTCAACATAAAAGGGTCTGAGAACGTTCTAAAGTATGTTCAGGAATGTTGGGCTTCCCTATTCGAGGCCAGAGCGATATTCTACAGGGAACAGAACAACTTCGACCATGCTAAAGTTTCAATAGCAGTAGTAGTCCAGGAGATGGTGGACGCAGAAAAAGCCGGTGTAATGTTCACAGCCCACCCCTCAACAGGCGAAGACATCCTCTTAATAGAGGCTTCATGGGGACTGGGGGAGGCGGTAGTTTCGGGTGCGGTCACACCAGACACCTACTCAGTCGACAAAACCACTGGAAAACTCCTAGATTTCAAAGTCGGTGAAAAGAATGTCATGTTCAAAAGAGAAAATGGCGAGACAGTGAAGATCCAAGTACCAGAGGACATGAGAGAAAAAAGAGTTCTATCAGATGAAGAAATAGCAAAACTCGCAGAACTCGGACGTAAAATCCATGAACATTATAAATTCCCACAGGATACAGAATGGGCCATAGAAGAAGGAAAAGTATACATGTTACAATCAAGGCCAGTCACAACCCTAACAGAAATAAAAGTCCCAAAAGAGGAAATAAAAGAGGAGAAGAAGATCATATTAAGGGGTTTGGGTGCTAGTCCAGGTCTTGCCTCAGGTAAAGTTAAAATAATACGTGACATAGATGAACTTGACAAGATACAAACAGGGGACATACTAGTAACCGTGATGACAACACCAGACATGGTACCAGCCATGAAAAGAGCCAGCGGCATCCTAACAGATGAGGGGGGTGTCACATGCCACGCCTCAATCGTATCAAGAGAACTAGGCATACCTTGTATAGTAGGAACCGGTAATGCTACAAGGAAACTTGAAGACAACCAGATTATAACCATGGACGGTACAAAGGGCCTAGTATATGAAGGGGAATTCGCAGCACCAAAAGAGGAAAAGGAAAAGGTGGAAGTAACAGCAGAAGCCCCAATACTCACCGTTACAGAGGTTAAAGTTAACGTTAGCATGCCAGAAGCCGCCAGGAAAGCCGCTGCCACCGGAGCTGATGGAGTGGGGCTTCTAAGAACAGAACACATGATGTTAACACCAGGAGTCCACCCCAAAAAGTTCATAAAAGACGGGAAAGAAGAAGAGCTGATTAAAATATTAGTAGAAAATATCATGAAGGTTGCGGATGCATTCTACCCCAAACCAGTATGGTACAGGACACTAGACGCCCCAACAGACGAATTCAAGACACTAGAAGGCGGAGAAGACGAACCATATGAACACAATCCAATGCTAGGCTGGAGAGGTATCAGAAGAGAACTAGACGAACCAGAAATTTTAAAAGCAGAATTCAAAGCCATCAAAAAATTGCACGAAAAAGGATACACCAACATTGGCATAATGATACCACTAGTACAACACCCAGACGAATTAAGAAAAGCCAAAGAAATCGCGGAAGAAGCCGGCCTCAAACCACAACGTGACGTTGAATTCGGTATAATGGTTGAAACACCAGCCGCCGCACTAATAATTGAAGACTTTATAAAAGTTGGAATAGACTTCGTAAGTTTCGGCACAAACGACCTCACACAATACACCCTCGCAATTGACAGAAACAATGAACTAGTTGCTGACCTCTACACAGAAGGACACCCCGCAGTCATAAAACTTATAGAAAGGGTTATAAGGAAATGTAACGAGGCAGGTGTTAAAACAAGCATATGTGGCCAGGCAGGAAGCATACCATGGATAGTTGAAAGACTAGTAGAACTTGGAATAGACAGCGTATCAGCCAATACAGATGCTGTCAAGGAAGTCCGCAAGACAGTCGCAAGGGTAGAGCAAAAAATCTTGTTAAAAGCGGCCAGAAAATTATTAGACGAAAAATAG
- a CDS encoding 50S ribosomal protein L10e has product MVRAYTRREYIRKIPGVKIVQYDMGNLSGNFPLSLSLAVKAPAQITHNALEAARIASNRYMQRKAGRMGYHLKIRVYPHHIIRENPMATGAGADRVQDGMRKAFGKPVSSVALVKKNQRILTIETNKRNFKNAKEALRRAAMKFPVPCKIIIDRGEELIK; this is encoded by the coding sequence ATGGTTCGTGCATATACTAGACGTGAATATATCCGGAAGATTCCCGGGGTGAAAATAGTACAATATGACATGGGTAATCTGTCAGGTAATTTTCCTTTATCTTTAAGTTTGGCTGTTAAAGCTCCTGCCCAGATCACACATAACGCCCTAGAGGCGGCGAGAATAGCCTCGAACAGGTACATGCAGAGAAAGGCTGGTAGGATGGGCTACCATTTAAAGATCAGGGTTTACCCACATCATATTATAAGGGAGAATCCGATGGCGACAGGAGCCGGAGCCGACCGTGTACAGGATGGTATGAGGAAAGCTTTCGGTAAACCAGTAAGTTCAGTTGCATTAGTCAAGAAAAACCAGCGCATCCTAACAATCGAAACCAATAAGAGGAATTTTAAGAATGCTAAGGAGGCTCTCAGAAGAGCTGCGATGAAATTCCCAGTACCCTGCAAGATAATAATCGACCGAGGAGAAGAACTTATCAAATAA
- a CDS encoding type-2 serine--tRNA ligase, whose protein sequence is MKFELEGRIILNKEASAAKKEIKQFIEKANNDLLLRGSKDKKEASRITQWEIKDKEIKLKIISGRRVRAHDGLLRLKKPLTQLLGPKYHIGVRKIIAENYTFKTKTSLQEEKLDEIRRLPFIDTLKIEKNTLKIRFKPLEEKELRKHIVDRVVKQIQNLTEPKEDLTTKVTKAKPGEIIAKSKPQKPLFTKDPTEEAIKRGWVKKFPGRGQWFYTPPITNLHRTFEELVIQKIVEPLKFQECLFPKLIPLPIMQKMRYLEGLPEGMYYCNAPQRDPETFEKFKNELLIKKEIPIKLLKKGLKDPGYVLAPAQCEPFYQFLSHEIIDKKDLPIKFYDRSGWTYRWEAGGAKGLDRVHEFQRIELVWIGTPEQTEKIRNKTVELSQKLADELELEWYTEIGDDPFYLEGRKIEERGIEFPDIPKHEMRITLPKEEKGVAIVSANVHGTHFIEGFSIKEARGEKIWTGCTGIGLTRWIFGFLAQKGFETDNWPKIIKKRLKKVEIPPIITWP, encoded by the coding sequence ATGAAATTCGAACTCGAAGGGAGGATAATCCTAAACAAAGAGGCATCAGCCGCAAAAAAAGAAATAAAACAATTCATAGAAAAAGCAAACAATGACCTACTATTAAGGGGCTCAAAGGATAAAAAGGAAGCCTCCAGGATAACCCAATGGGAAATCAAAGACAAAGAAATAAAATTAAAAATCATATCCGGTAGAAGGGTGAGAGCCCACGACGGACTCCTAAGACTCAAAAAGCCATTAACCCAACTCCTAGGACCAAAATATCACATAGGAGTGCGCAAAATAATCGCAGAAAACTACACCTTCAAAACAAAAACAAGCCTCCAAGAGGAAAAACTGGATGAAATCAGAAGACTGCCATTCATAGACACCCTAAAAATCGAAAAAAACACCCTAAAAATCCGTTTCAAACCATTAGAAGAAAAAGAACTCAGAAAACACATCGTAGATCGAGTAGTTAAACAAATCCAAAACCTCACAGAACCCAAAGAAGACCTAACAACAAAAGTGACAAAAGCCAAACCCGGAGAAATAATAGCAAAAAGCAAACCCCAAAAACCACTATTCACAAAAGACCCCACAGAAGAAGCCATAAAACGTGGATGGGTTAAAAAATTCCCAGGAAGAGGACAATGGTTCTACACACCACCCATAACAAACCTCCACAGAACATTCGAAGAACTCGTAATCCAAAAAATCGTCGAACCATTAAAATTCCAAGAATGCCTATTCCCAAAACTAATACCACTACCCATAATGCAAAAAATGCGATACCTAGAAGGACTACCAGAAGGCATGTACTACTGCAACGCACCACAAAGAGACCCCGAAACATTCGAAAAATTCAAAAACGAACTACTCATAAAAAAAGAAATACCCATAAAACTACTCAAAAAAGGCCTAAAAGACCCCGGATATGTACTCGCACCAGCACAATGCGAACCATTCTACCAATTCCTCTCCCATGAAATAATAGACAAAAAAGACCTCCCAATAAAATTCTACGACCGCAGCGGATGGACCTACCGCTGGGAAGCCGGAGGCGCTAAAGGACTAGACAGAGTCCACGAATTCCAACGGATAGAACTAGTCTGGATAGGAACACCAGAACAAACAGAAAAAATAAGAAACAAAACCGTCGAATTATCACAAAAACTAGCCGATGAACTCGAACTAGAATGGTACACCGAAATCGGAGACGACCCATTCTACCTAGAAGGACGAAAAATAGAAGAAAGAGGCATAGAATTCCCAGACATACCAAAACACGAAATGCGAATAACACTACCCAAAGAAGAAAAAGGAGTGGCCATCGTATCAGCCAACGTACACGGAACACACTTCATAGAAGGCTTCTCAATAAAAGAAGCCCGTGGAGAAAAAATATGGACAGGATGCACCGGCATAGGCCTCACAAGATGGATATTCGGATTCCTCGCCCAAAAAGGATTCGAAACCGATAACTGGCCAAAAATAATAAAAAAACGGCTGAAAAAGGTTGAAATCCCACCAATAATAACCTGGCCATGA
- a CDS encoding peptidyl-prolyl cis-trans isomerase, with protein sequence MAVKKGDFIRLDFTGRVKETGEVFDTTIEDVAKESGLKIKKTFGPVPVIVGGGHLIKGLDEAVLGMEEGEEKHVELEPEDAFGKRDPKLIQLIPMIEFKRQGIKPRVGMSITMEGHEGRIQSIDGGRVRVDFNHELAGKTLEYDLKVKEIIKDDKEKVKSMIQLYYPLDKINLDKIQVEIEDGAAKIYMDELSRFDNRPYMDVTLSKFRIARDIWENMDIKKVEFVDVFTKKEEKED encoded by the coding sequence ATGGCAGTGAAAAAGGGAGATTTTATAAGATTAGATTTCACAGGACGAGTCAAAGAGACCGGTGAGGTCTTTGACACAACTATAGAGGATGTTGCGAAAGAATCCGGTCTAAAAATTAAAAAAACCTTCGGTCCAGTTCCCGTGATCGTTGGGGGAGGTCATCTTATCAAAGGATTGGATGAAGCAGTCCTTGGCATGGAAGAAGGAGAAGAAAAACATGTTGAACTCGAACCAGAAGATGCATTCGGTAAAAGGGACCCTAAACTCATACAACTCATACCAATGATAGAATTTAAAAGACAGGGCATCAAACCCAGGGTGGGTATGAGCATAACTATGGAAGGTCATGAAGGCAGAATCCAAAGTATAGATGGTGGCCGCGTCCGCGTAGATTTTAACCATGAACTCGCAGGCAAAACCCTTGAATACGACCTCAAGGTTAAGGAGATAATCAAAGATGACAAAGAAAAAGTTAAAAGCATGATACAACTCTACTATCCATTAGATAAGATCAACCTTGATAAAATCCAAGTTGAAATTGAGGATGGCGCAGCCAAAATTTACATGGATGAACTAAGCCGCTTTGATAACAGGCCTTACATGGATGTCACACTTTCAAAGTTTAGGATTGCAAGGGACATCTGGGAAAACATGGATATTAAAAAAGTGGAATTTGTTGATGTATTCACGAAAAAAGAAGAAAAGGAAGATTAG
- a CDS encoding predicted nucleotidyltransferase translates to MDYSFIEKIIRRDLQLIKDDARHTPLYDTPISDRPLIADFTEYSPLHKGHRHCMFEAKKLVPDGLFVAVIPGPLERSGRGLPYIMTRQARARAAIMVGADVAVEGPPMGVMGSGQYSLCLARMFKALDADYIPRGYKPMKGFQKILDRINQGHRVVPRPYRIVDLETGEILLEGKLEEDNYVIVSLSRALGKIGFNFKEKFIFIERLEGVSGTLIRKATSEGRLDKVKGMLPPETLKVLKDEIKKVRAPLHETRLKDKIIENANLLRSDELLDLNLFNERTVDAILENRPFNNIREIQACIPRGFSTHYKNRILSVLEAKVHKGLISKYIENYPSTIRILNYKDKEVLKEFKDRIPHRRLEIWQ, encoded by the coding sequence ATGGACTATTCATTCATAGAAAAGATAATCAGAAGAGACCTTCAACTCATAAAGGATGATGCCAGACACACACCATTATATGATACTCCGATTTCTGACAGGCCACTTATAGCTGATTTTACAGAATACTCCCCACTACATAAAGGTCATAGGCATTGCATGTTCGAAGCCAAGAAACTAGTACCTGATGGCTTATTCGTGGCGGTGATCCCAGGCCCCTTGGAGCGCAGTGGAAGGGGCCTACCTTATATAATGACTAGGCAGGCGCGTGCAAGAGCTGCTATAATGGTAGGTGCTGATGTAGCTGTTGAAGGGCCGCCGATGGGTGTTATGGGCTCTGGACAATACTCTTTGTGTCTTGCAAGGATGTTCAAAGCCCTTGACGCTGATTATATCCCAAGGGGTTATAAGCCAATGAAGGGATTTCAGAAGATCCTAGATAGGATAAACCAGGGGCATAGGGTTGTTCCACGCCCCTACAGAATAGTTGATTTGGAAACTGGCGAGATACTATTAGAGGGTAAGCTTGAAGAGGATAATTATGTTATCGTGTCTCTTTCAAGGGCCCTTGGAAAGATAGGATTCAATTTTAAGGAGAAATTCATTTTTATAGAACGCTTGGAGGGTGTAAGCGGCACCTTAATCAGGAAAGCAACGTCTGAGGGCCGGCTTGATAAAGTGAAGGGCATGTTACCCCCAGAAACCCTCAAAGTTCTCAAAGATGAAATTAAAAAAGTTCGGGCGCCTTTACACGAAACCCGCCTTAAAGATAAGATAATAGAGAACGCGAATCTCTTAAGAAGTGATGAACTCCTAGATCTTAATCTTTTCAATGAAAGGACCGTAGATGCCATCCTAGAAAATAGGCCATTCAATAATATAAGGGAGATCCAAGCTTGTATACCAAGGGGTTTCAGCACACATTACAAGAATCGCATATTATCTGTGCTAGAGGCAAAAGTTCATAAGGGGTTGATTTCTAAATATATAGAAAATTATCCTTCCACAATTAGGATATTAAATTATAAGGATAAGGAAGTTTTAAAGGAATTCAAGGATAGAATACCACATAGGAGGCTAGAGATATGGCAGTGA